AGGCCGGGTCCTTCAATGCGTCCGGGGTGAAGGGCAGCGTCTTCAATTCGAATTCGAGGCCGAGCTCGTTGAGAAGCCAGAGCACGCGCAGGGAGCGGGTGTTGGCGGCATGGTAGAGCGTGATCATGATGGCGATGTCCCTGACATAGTTGTGAGTTTGAGCGGGAGCCTAGCGCGCTTAAAAGTGGACGCAAGAGCAGGTGTTTGCCTGCAGATATACCGGTCCTGACATGTGGAGTGGCGGTCAGATGGATAATTCGGCAGGGAATGTGGTGAAGGATGCGGTCAAGGCCCAGTATGGCTCCACCGCGCGGGGCGCTGAGGCGCTGAACCGCGAGCAGACTGCCAAGGTGGCCAATGAGTTCGGCTATTCGCAGGCCGACCTCGCCGACATTCCGGATGCTGCCAATCTGGGATTGTCCTGCGGTAATCCGATTGATGCCGCAGGGCTGCAGCCGGGCGAAACCGTTGTCGATCTCGGTTCCGGTGGGGGGATCGACATCTTCCTGGCAGCACGCGACGTGGGCGAGCGGGGCCGGGCCATCGGCATCGATATGACTGAAGACATGATTGCGCTGGCGCGGCGCAATGCCGAGAAGACCGGCACGGCGAATGCGGAGTTCCGGCTTGGTGAAATCCATCAGATGCCGGTGGACGATGCCAGCGTCGACTGCGTCATCTCCAACTGCGTGATCAATCTGTGTGAGGACAAGCAGGCGGTGTTTGACGATGTGTTCCGCATCCTTAAGCCAGGCGGGCGCGTGGCGGTGAGTGACATCGTGCTGACGCAGGCCTTGCCGCCACAGCTGAAGGAAAGCCTGGATGCCTATGTGGGCTGCATCGGTGGAGCTGTGCCGGCACAGGTCTATGCGGACATGCTGGCCAGGGCCGACTTTACGGACATCGTGGTCGCCAACAAGAATGTTGACCTCAATGTCTATGGTGAAGTGGATGGGCAGGCTGCGTGCTGCAGCACGCCGGAGCCGGAAACTGCGGCGTCCTCCTGCTGCGGATCGAGCGAGGCAATTGCGCAGGATGTGCATGGCGGGTTGCGGCAGGTGCTGACGGAAACAGACCTCAACAGCTATGCGGCCAGCGCCATCATAAAGGCGACCAAGCCCGCCGCCTGACGCGCTTTGCGGATCGCAATGAAAAAGGCCGCAGCGGCATCCCCGCTGCGGCCTTTTCTTGTGCTTATGCGTTAGGTCAGGGCGCTACACTGGACATGACGATGGAGCCGGAAGCGGCGAACATGCCGCCGACGCCATGACACATGGAGATTTCAGCACCGTCCACCTGCGCCGGTGCTGTGCCGCGCATCTGGCGGACGCTTTCCTGCAGGGCGTACATGCCATACATGCCCGAATGCATGTAGGAGAGGCCGCCGCCATTGGTGTTGAGCGGCAGCTTGCCGCCGGGGCGGGTGTTGCCTGCTTCGATGAATGCGCCAGCTTCGCCGCGTTCGCAGAAACCGAGATCCTCAAGGCCATAGATCGGCAAGTGGGCGAAGGCGTCGTAGATCATCAGATGATCCACGTCCGCGTGGGTGATGCCTGCCGACCGCATGGCCTCGGGCCCGGCCACCCGGAAGGCGCGGGAGGTAGTGAAATCCTCCATCTGGCTCACCATCGGCGTCTCGGTGCTCTCACCTGTGCCGAGGATGTAAACCGGCTTGTTGGGGAAGTCCTTGGCGCGGTCTGCTGATGTGATGATGAGGGCGCCGCCGCCATCGGTAACAAGGCAGCACATGAGCAGGCGGAACGGCCAGGCGATCATGCGTGAATTGAGCACATCATCGACGCTGATCGGATCCTTCATATAGGCGCGGGGGTTCATCGCCGCCCATTCGCGCTGGACAACGGCAACGGACGCCAGTTGCTCCATGGTGGTGCCGGTTTCCTTCAGGTAGCGCAGCACCGGGATGGTGAACATGGAGGGCGGGCCCATGACGCCGTAGGGCACCTCGAACTGGCCGTTGAGGCTGGTGGGGCCGCGGCCGCCGCCGCGGTTGACGCCAACGCGGCTCTTGCCGCTTTCGCCATGGGTAATGAGCACGGTGGAGCAGAGGCCCGCTTCAATCGCCGCCATGGCGTGGCGCACATGCAGCATGAAGGAGCAGCCGCCGACGGATGTGCCGTCGACCCATTTGGGCGTGATGCCGAGATAGTAAGCCAGGGTGCCGGGGTTTTCTCCGGCGGTGGCGACGCCATCGATGTCGCCGGGCTTGAGGCCTGCGTCTTCCATGGCGTTCAGGGCGGCGTCCGCGTGCAGCATGATCTCCGATAAATGCGGGATCTTGCCGAGGTCGGTGGTTTCAGCGGCGCCGACAATGGCTGTTGTTTTCTGTCCCATCTGTCTGGCTCCTGTTACGCGGACGCGGGTTTGAACTTGGGCAGGGCGATGTCGTCTGACTTGTCCTCGAAGGTGACTTCAAGGGCCATATCGAGCTCAAGCGCTTCCGGCGTCTGCGGGCAGCCGACGATGTTGGTCATCATGCGGGGGCCTTCTTCCAGCTGCACAACGGCAATGGAGTGCGGCTCCTCGCCAAAGTCCGGACGCGGACGATGGTTGATGACGTAGGAATATAGCGTCGCCCTGCCGGACGCTTTTTCCACCTGCACGTCGCGCGAGCCGCATGCGGGACAGAAGGGGCGAGGCGGGAAATAGGCGGTTTCGCAGGATGAACAGCGCTGGATGCGCAATTCGCCTGCCTTGGCGCCTTCCCAGAAATGCGCCGTCTCCGGCGTGGGCTGCGGCAGGAACTGTTTTGGTGCCGACATGGAACTCTCCCTTACGCGTTTCCTCTTGGGGTGTGGTTCGCGCGGGAGGATAGCGGGCGGGCCGGCAGACACAACAAAAGGTTAATGCGGCGCGACTTGTTAACCATGCATTGTGTCAAACTGGGAAACGGGCCGCGGAGTGCTTATGTTGCAGGAGTTGAAATCACCCCTGCCGAAAGGCCATTGAGATGTCTCTTTTCCGTCGCGTTGCCCTGGCCTCAGCCCTGCTTGGCGGTATTGCCATGCCGCTTGCCGCGCAGGCGGAAAGCGAGGTGATCATCTGGCCGGATGCAGAGCCTGTTCACACGAGCAGCCTTAACGGGCAGATGGAGCTGGGCAGCCTGTCGGGCGGTGTCGGCAACAGCTACGGCGCCATTTGCTGCTCTGGTGGCGGCGGGTTTGTGGTGGTCGGCGGCAGCGGTTTCAGCCGTGGCGGGCAGGAGGGCGACATTGCGTTCCGCCGGTCGCGCGATGCGGCCTTCGGGCGGACGCTTGGCGGGCTGGCGACGGACCGCGCCTTCCGCTTCCGCGCCAATAGCATTCAGCGGTCGGGCTTCTAATCCTGTCAGCCATCGTGGAAGGTCACAAAGTTTGAAAGCGGTTCACGCTCCGAGATGAGCGTGTTTACCGGTTCGTCTTCCTTGGCGTAGCCCAGCGACATGCCGCAGACGATATATTCCGTATCAGGAATATTCAGCTCGTCCTTGGTGATGGTCCAGAAATTATTCCAGGCACCTTGCGCACAGGTGTCGAGCCCACGCGCCTTGGCAGCCAGCATCACGGTTTGCAACATGATGCCGATGTCGAGCCAGCTGTTATATTCAAGATCCTTGTCGATGGTGAAGATGAGGCCGACCGGCGCTGAGAAGAACTCGTAGTTGCGGCCCCATTGACGCCAACTGGCCTCCTGGTCGCCCTTCGGAATGCCAAGCAAGCCATACATCTCCTTGCCCAGGGTACGCATGCGCCTGACATAGGGCTCCTTGCGCTTGGTGGCGCGGGGATATTCGGAGGACGCATCCGGTGCGCCTCCGGCGCGATGGGCTTCGCGGTGGGCCATCACGCGGTCCACGAGCCGGTCACGGGCGGCATCCATCACCACATGCACATGCCAGGGCTGCACATTGGTGCCGGAGGGGGCGCGGCTGGCGATCTCCAGCAGGTCTTCCAGCAGGGCGCGAGGCACGGGATCGGATTTGAACGCGCGAATGGAGCGGCGCTCGCGAATGGCGTCGTCTACATGCATGGTCGTCAAGTCCTCGGGTCAGGCCAGTGGCAGTCGGTATCCGATTGCTCAGAGGCCTAGCACAGCTTTGGACATGATGTTGCGCTGGATCTCGTTTGAGCCCGCATAGATCGAGCCGGCTCGGTCGTTGAAGTATTTCGGCACGGCTGTCACCCAGCGTTCCGGGCCAACCGGCGGCAGATTGCCCTCGGCTTGCGGCGCGTGGGGCACTGGCCCGCCGGGTGCCGTGTAGTGGGGCTGGAAGGGCATGCCATAGAAACCGGCGGCCTCGATGCCGAGCTCGGTCAGGTGCTGGCTTACTTCGGTGCCGCGTGTCTTGAGCATGGAGGATTCCGCACCGGGCGGGTCGCCGGCGGCAAGCGATGACAGGATGCGGTGCTCGGTGAATTCCAGGGCCGCGATCTGGACTTCGGCTTCAGCCAGCTTAGCGGCAAAGGCCGGGTCGTCGATGAGCTTGGCGCCGGTTCCCTGGTCTTCTTCGGCGGCGCCTGCGCGGATGCGGTTGAGGCGAGCATAGAGGCCCGGCGCATAGGCATTGCCGCGCTCGAACTGCAGGAGATATTTGGCGACGGTCCAACCCTTGTGGATTTCGCCGACCACATTCTCCTTGGGCACCTTCACATTGTCGAAGAAGACCTGGTTCTGGATGTGCTCGCCGGTAAGCATGAGAAGCGGCTCAACGCTCACGCCCGGCTGGTCCATATCGATCAGCACGAAAGTGATGCCTTCCTGCGGTTTGGTGGACCCGTCAGTGCGCACCAGGCAGAAGATGCGGTTGGCATAATTGGCGTGGGTGGTCCAGATTTTCGACCCGGAGCAGATGAAGTGATCGCCTTTGTCCTCGGCCTTCATTTGCAGGGAGGCCAGGTCAGAGCCTGATCCGGGTTCGGAATATCCCTGACACCAGAAGTCTTCGCCGGACCGGATCCGCGGCAGGTAGAATTCCTTCTGTTCCTGGGTGCCATAGCCGATGAGTGCCGGGCCGATCATGCCCACACCCATGGGGGAGAGAGACGGCGCGCCGGCCTTCGAAAGTTCTGAGGCGAAGATGTATTGGCGCATAAGATCCCACCCAGTGCCGCCATATTCCTCCGGCCAGGACGGGACGAGCCAGCCCTTGCGGTGGAGTATCTTGTGCCAGCGCATGGTGACGTCGTAGTCGGCATAGACGCTGGTGCCCAGGCGTCCGGCGCGCTTCAGGTCCTCGTCCAGATTTTCGGCCAGAAAGGCACGCACCTCGGCACGAAAAGCGTCGTGCTCCTTGGTCAGCGCAAGGTCCATTGCGGTTTCTCCCTGATGTGAATTCTTGTTGGTGTCTTTGTTCGCGGAAAGTCTAACCGTCCGGACGCATCACGTCTTGCCGGATCGCGGGGAAGTGAGGGGGTGTCCGGCGGGATTGGTTTGTTTACGCCGCGTGTCGCTGCGTCAGGGGCGTGAATTTTCTTTGTTTGGGGGCTTGGAAGCGGCGGTTACCGTTCCATCTTTCCGGCCATGCGAAAGAAGGGTGACCTGCCGACGAAGATCTGCGCTGCCTGCGGGCGGCCTTTTGCCTGGCGCAAGAAGTGGGCGCGGGATTGGGATGCGGTGCGCTATTGCTCGGAGCGCTGCAAGGGCGATCGTCGGCCGAAGACCTAAAGGCTATCGAGATCCTCAAGCAGGTTTCCCGCCCGCTTGCGGAGCGCAGTCAGCTTGCCACCATCCATCTTGCGCAGGGAATTGAGGACGAGCCCCATGCGGTGGTTGCCGTCAAAGCGTTGTTCGTGCCGGGCAATGAAATCCCAGTAGAGGGCATTGAAGGGGCAGGCGTCCTCTGTGGCTTGTTCCTTGACGTTGTAAGCGCAGCCCTTGCAGTGGTCCGACATGCGCTCGATGTATTTGCCGCTTGCTGCATAAGGCTTGGAACCGAGGATTCCGCCATCGGCCCACAACGCCATGCCATGGGTGTTGGGAAGCTCCACCCATTCATAGGCGTCGGCGTAAACGCACATGTACCAGTCATTGACTTCATCGGTATCGAGACCGGCCAAGAGGGCGAAGTTGCCTGTTACCATCAGGCGCTGGATGTGGTGCGCGTAGGCATGCTGTTTCGTCTGGCCAATTGCCTGTGCCATGCAGGCCATGCGGGTGTCGCCGGTCCAGAAGAAATCAGGCAGCGGGCGGTCGGCACGCAGGATGTTGCGGGTCTTGTAGTCAGGCATTTCATGCCAGTAGACGCCGCGCACGAATTCGCGCCAGCCGATGATCTGGCGGATGAACCCTTCGACCGCATTTAGGGGCGCGTTGCCCGCCTCGTAGGCTTTTTCCCCTGCCGCACACACCGCGTGGGGGTCGAGCAACCCGACATTGATGTAGGCCGCAAGGATGGAGTGGAAGAGGTGCGGATCGCGGTTTGTCATCGCGTCCTGATAGTCGCCGAAACAGGGCAGGGCGTGGTCGATGAAGCGCTTCAG
The sequence above is drawn from the Pyruvatibacter mobilis genome and encodes:
- a CDS encoding nitroreductase; its protein translation is MHVDDAIRERRSIRAFKSDPVPRALLEDLLEIASRAPSGTNVQPWHVHVVMDAARDRLVDRVMAHREAHRAGGAPDASSEYPRATKRKEPYVRRMRTLGKEMYGLLGIPKGDQEASWRQWGRNYEFFSAPVGLIFTIDKDLEYNSWLDIGIMLQTVMLAAKARGLDTCAQGAWNNFWTITKDELNIPDTEYIVCGMSLGYAKEDEPVNTLISEREPLSNFVTFHDG
- the arsM gene encoding arsenite methyltransferase, producing MDNSAGNVVKDAVKAQYGSTARGAEALNREQTAKVANEFGYSQADLADIPDAANLGLSCGNPIDAAGLQPGETVVDLGSGGGIDIFLAARDVGERGRAIGIDMTEDMIALARRNAEKTGTANAEFRLGEIHQMPVDDASVDCVISNCVINLCEDKQAVFDDVFRILKPGGRVAVSDIVLTQALPPQLKESLDAYVGCIGGAVPAQVYADMLARADFTDIVVANKNVDLNVYGEVDGQAACCSTPEPETAASSCCGSSEAIAQDVHGGLRQVLTETDLNSYAASAIIKATKPAA
- a CDS encoding thiolase C-terminal domain-containing protein; the protein is MGQKTTAIVGAAETTDLGKIPHLSEIMLHADAALNAMEDAGLKPGDIDGVATAGENPGTLAYYLGITPKWVDGTSVGGCSFMLHVRHAMAAIEAGLCSTVLITHGESGKSRVGVNRGGGRGPTSLNGQFEVPYGVMGPPSMFTIPVLRYLKETGTTMEQLASVAVVQREWAAMNPRAYMKDPISVDDVLNSRMIAWPFRLLMCCLVTDGGGALIITSADRAKDFPNKPVYILGTGESTETPMVSQMEDFTTSRAFRVAGPEAMRSAGITHADVDHLMIYDAFAHLPIYGLEDLGFCERGEAGAFIEAGNTRPGGKLPLNTNGGGLSYMHSGMYGMYALQESVRQMRGTAPAQVDGAEISMCHGVGGMFAASGSIVMSSVAP
- a CDS encoding DUF2256 domain-containing protein encodes the protein MRKKGDLPTKICAACGRPFAWRKKWARDWDAVRYCSERCKGDRRPKT
- a CDS encoding Zn-ribbon domain-containing OB-fold protein; its protein translation is MSAPKQFLPQPTPETAHFWEGAKAGELRIQRCSSCETAYFPPRPFCPACGSRDVQVEKASGRATLYSYVINHRPRPDFGEEPHSIAVVQLEEGPRMMTNIVGCPQTPEALELDMALEVTFEDKSDDIALPKFKPASA
- a CDS encoding acyl-CoA dehydrogenase family protein — translated: MDLALTKEHDAFRAEVRAFLAENLDEDLKRAGRLGTSVYADYDVTMRWHKILHRKGWLVPSWPEEYGGTGWDLMRQYIFASELSKAGAPSLSPMGVGMIGPALIGYGTQEQKEFYLPRIRSGEDFWCQGYSEPGSGSDLASLQMKAEDKGDHFICSGSKIWTTHANYANRIFCLVRTDGSTKPQEGITFVLIDMDQPGVSVEPLLMLTGEHIQNQVFFDNVKVPKENVVGEIHKGWTVAKYLLQFERGNAYAPGLYARLNRIRAGAAEEDQGTGAKLIDDPAFAAKLAEAEVQIAALEFTEHRILSSLAAGDPPGAESSMLKTRGTEVSQHLTELGIEAAGFYGMPFQPHYTAPGGPVPHAPQAEGNLPPVGPERWVTAVPKYFNDRAGSIYAGSNEIQRNIMSKAVLGL
- a CDS encoding cryptochrome/photolyase family protein — translated: MTTIRLILGDQLSPGLSSLCDIDKDTDVVLMAEVMAECTYVKHHKKKIAFVLSAMRHFADELEADGVNVDYIKLKDRGNTGTLKGEAERALKRHKADKLIVTRPGEYRLQEDMESWSQDLGIDVEFRDDDRFIATLAEFNDWAQDRKELRMEYFYREMRRKTGFLMTDDGEPEGGKWNYDKDNRKSLPDKIDFPGPSQFTPDDITEEVLDLVEAEFADHFGDARPFSFAVKRHQAEHALKRFIDHALPCFGDYQDAMTNRDPHLFHSILAAYINVGLLDPHAVCAAGEKAYEAGNAPLNAVEGFIRQIIGWREFVRGVYWHEMPDYKTRNILRADRPLPDFFWTGDTRMACMAQAIGQTKQHAYAHHIQRLMVTGNFALLAGLDTDEVNDWYMCVYADAYEWVELPNTHGMALWADGGILGSKPYAASGKYIERMSDHCKGCAYNVKEQATEDACPFNALYWDFIARHEQRFDGNHRMGLVLNSLRKMDGGKLTALRKRAGNLLEDLDSL